One Dromiciops gliroides isolate mDroGli1 chromosome 3, mDroGli1.pri, whole genome shotgun sequence DNA segment encodes these proteins:
- the OPA3 gene encoding optic atrophy 3 protein isoform X1: MVVGAFPMAKLLYLGVRQISKPLAQRIKEGARRSHFFRTYICLPPAQLYHWVEMRTKMRILGFRGTTIKPLNEEAAAELGAELLGEATIFLIGGSCLVLEYFRHSAQTRRKEEEQQAVLESYQHELNILTLTVETLQTQQQEVFRHMGTIDGLQAQVKELKELLEKKEK, translated from the exons ATGGTGGTGGGCGCGTTCCCCATGGCGAAGCTGCTGTACCTGGGCGTGCGGCAGATCAGCAAGCCACTGGCCCAAAGGATTAAGGAGGGGGCGCGCCGGAGCCACTTCTTCCGGACCTACATCTGCCTGCCACCCGCCCAGC TGTACCACTGGGTGGAGATGCGGACAAAGATGCGGATCCTGGGCTTCCGAGGAACCACAATTAAACCCCTGAACGAGGAGGCTGCCGCAGAACTCGGGGCCGAGTTGCTGGGAGAGGCCACCATCTTCCTGATAGGCGGCAGCTGCCTGGTTTTGGAGTACTTCCGGCACTCTGCCCAGACCCGGCGCAAGGAGGAGGAGCAACAGGCGGTCTTGGAATCCTATCAGCACGAGCTGAACATCCTCACCTTGACTGTGGAAACGCTGCAGACTCAGCAGCAAGAGGTCTTCCGGCACATGGGCACCATTGACGGGCTACAGGCCCAGGTCAAAGAGCTCAAGGAACTGcttgaaaaaaaggagaaatag
- the OPA3 gene encoding optic atrophy 3 protein isoform X2 yields MTPYCAWLCPPEIRGTRKTLPVYHWVEMRTKMRILGFRGTTIKPLNEEAAAELGAELLGEATIFLIGGSCLVLEYFRHSAQTRRKEEEQQAVLESYQHELNILTLTVETLQTQQQEVFRHMGTIDGLQAQVKELKELLEKKEK; encoded by the exons ATGACTCCCTACTGTGCCTGGCTCTGCCCTCCGGAGATAAGGGGAACCAGGAAAACCCTTCCTG TGTACCACTGGGTGGAGATGCGGACAAAGATGCGGATCCTGGGCTTCCGAGGAACCACAATTAAACCCCTGAACGAGGAGGCTGCCGCAGAACTCGGGGCCGAGTTGCTGGGAGAGGCCACCATCTTCCTGATAGGCGGCAGCTGCCTGGTTTTGGAGTACTTCCGGCACTCTGCCCAGACCCGGCGCAAGGAGGAGGAGCAACAGGCGGTCTTGGAATCCTATCAGCACGAGCTGAACATCCTCACCTTGACTGTGGAAACGCTGCAGACTCAGCAGCAAGAGGTCTTCCGGCACATGGGCACCATTGACGGGCTACAGGCCCAGGTCAAAGAGCTCAAGGAACTGcttgaaaaaaaggagaaatag
- the GPR4 gene encoding G-protein coupled receptor 4, which produces MGNTTLEGCHVDSRVDHLFPPSLYIIVMGIGLPTNCLALWAAYRQVRQHNELGVYLMNLSIADLLYIATLPLWVDYFLHHDNWIHGRGSCKLFGFVFYTNIYISIAFLCCISVDRYLAVAHPLRFARLRRVKTAVAVSSVVWATELGANSAPLFHDELFRDRYNHTFCFEKFPMEGWVAWMNLYRIFIGFLFPWSLMLFSYRGILRAVRGSVSTERQEKAKIKRLALSLIAIVLVCFAPYHVLLLSRSAVYLGRPWDCGFEEKVFAAYHSSLAFTSLNCVADPILYCFVNEGARGDVAKALHSLLRFLASDKPQEMANASLTLETPLASKRNSVGRCGWGGALASHSHSRGDDVQLKMLPPSK; this is translated from the coding sequence ATGGGCAATACCACGCTGGAAGGCTGTCACGTGGACTCGAGGGTAGACCACCTGTTCCCGCCGTCCCTCTACATCATCGTCATGGGCATCGGGCTGCCCACCAACTGCCTAGCTCTGTGGGCTGCCTACCGCCAGGTCCGCCAACACAACGAGCTGGGCGTCTACCTAATGAACCTGAGCATCGCTGACCTGCTATACATTGCCACGCTCCCGCTGTGGGTCGACTACTTTCTGCACCACGATAACTGGATCCACGGGCGAGGCTCCTGCAAGCTCTTTGGCTTCGTCTTCTACACTAATATCTACATCAGCATCGCCTTCCTCTGCTGCATTTCCGTGGACCGCTACCTGGCCGTGGCTCACCCCCTGCGCTTCGCCCGCCTGCGGCGCGTCAAGACGGCAGTGGCCGTGAGCTCCGTGGTGTGGGCCACGGAGCTGGGCGCCAATTCGGCCCCGCTCTTCCACGACGAGCTCTTCCGAGACCGCTACAACCACACCTTTTGCTTCGAGAAGTTCCCCATGGAGGGCTGGGTGGCCTGGATGAATCTCTATCGCATCTTCATCGGCTTCCTCTTCCCCTGGTCCCTCATGCTCTTCTCGTACAGGGGCATCCTGCGCGCCGTGCGTGGCAGCGTGTCCACCGAGCGCCAGGAGAAGGCCAAGATCAAGCGGCTGGCTCTCAGCCTCATCGCCATTGTCTTGGTCTGCTTCGCGCCCTACCACGTGCTCCTGCTCTCGCGCAGCGCCGTCTACCTGGGCCGCCCCTGGGACTGCGGCTTCGAAGAGAAGGTCTTCGCTGCCTACCACAGCTCGCTGGCCTTTACCAGCCTCAACTGCGTGGCCGACCCCATCCTCTACTGCTTCGTCAACGAGGGCGCCCGCGGCGACGTGGCCAAGGCCCTTCACAGCCTCCTGCGATTCCTGGCCAGCGACAAGCCCCAGGAGATGGCCAACGCCTCCCTGACCCTGGAGACCCCGCTGGCGTCCAAGAGGAACAGTGTGGGCCGCTGTGGCTGGGGAGGGGCCCTGGCCTCCCACTCCCATTCGCGAGGGGATGACGTGCAGCTCAAGATGCTGCCTCCCTCGAAGTGA
- the LOC122745389 gene encoding LOW QUALITY PROTEIN: vasodilator-stimulated phosphoprotein (The sequence of the model RefSeq protein was modified relative to this genomic sequence to represent the inferred CDS: deleted 2 bases in 1 codon) has protein sequence MSENLLCSSRATVMVYDDINKKWLPAGTGPQAFSRVQIYHNPSTNAFRVVGRKMQPDQQVVINCAIVRGVKYNQATPNFHQWRDARQVWGLNFGSKEDAAQFAAGMAEALEALEGGGPPPPPPASWSVQNGPSPEEVEQQKRQQLEHLEQVERERRVSSAGAPVAAPAGGPPPPPGPPPPPGPPPAPGLPPSGAGPLALGGVGGPPPAPPLPSAQGLSGGGGGAPGLAAAIAGAKLRKVGKDESSGPPPAPKAESTRSTGGGLMEEMSAMLARRRKATMIGEKAPAKDEPANQEEAETRIPTQNEPVRRPWEKNSTTLPRMKSSTSVTSCEAPTSTPSAHEESDLDRVKQELLEEVRKELQKVKEEIIEAFVQELRKRGSP, from the exons ATGAG tGAGAACCTGCTCTGCTCTAGCCGGGCCACAGTCATGGTTTATGATGACATCAACAAAAAGTGGTTACCGGCCGGGACAGGACCCCAGGCCTTCAGCAGAGTCCAGATCTACCACAATCCCAGCACCAATGCCTTCCGCGTTGTGGGCCGAAAGATGCAGCCAGATCAGCAG GTTGTTATTAACTGTGCCATTGTCCGGGGTGTCAAGTACAACCAGGCCACACCCAATTTCCATCAGTGGCGGGATGCCCGCCAGGTCTGGGGCCTCAACTTTGGCAGCAAGGAAGATGCAGCTCAGTTTGCGGCAGGGATGGCCGAAGCCCTGGAGGCCTTGGAAGGGG GTGggccacccccacctccccctgcATCCTGGTCTGTCCAGAATGGACCCTCCCCAGAAGAGGTGGAGCAGCAGAAGAG GCAACAACTGGAGCACCTGGAGCAGGTGGAAAGAGAGCGCCGGGTCTCCAGTGCAG GGGCTCCAGTTGCTGCCCCAGCTGGGgggcccccaccccctccaggaccccctcctccccctggcCCACCCCCGGCCCCTGGGCTGCCCCCCTCAGGAGCAGGGCCTCTGGCCCTAGGTGGGGTGGGAGGCCCACCCCCAGCACCCCCGCTCCCGTCTGCCCAAGGCCTCAGTGGGGGAGGCGGGGGCGCCCCAGGCCTGGCTGCGGCCATCGCTGGAGCCAAACTCAGGAAGGTCGGCAAG GATGAGTCCTCAGGGCCCCCTCCCGCCCCAAAGGCTGAGAGCACTCGGAGCACCGGGGGAGGGCTCATGGAGGAAATGAGCGCTATGCTGGCTCGGAG GAGGAAAGCGACAATGATTGGGGAGAAGGCCCCAGCCAAGGACGAGCCTGCCAAT cAGGAAGAAGCTGAAACAAGAATTCCCACGCAGAATG agCCTGTTCGGAgaccatgggaa aaaaacagcacaacCCTACCCAG GATGAAGTCTTCCACATCAGTCACGAGCTGTGAGGCCCCTACCTCAACTCCCAGTGCCCACGAGGAGTCCGATCTCGACAGGGTCAAACAG GAACTGCtggaggaggtgaggaaggagctTCAGAAAGTGAAAGAAGAGATCATAGAAG CTTTTGTCCAGGAGCTCCGGAAACGGGGTTCTCCGTGA